The genomic DNA GCATAATCAATTTCCTGTTTAGTGATTTTCTTTTTTGTATTGATCATCACTAATTGGACTTGATTATAGGTATCGATCAACAAAATCTGTGTACGATCTAAAGAAAATAGTTTATAAAATCGAATAGCAGAATTTCTAAAAAAGAAATCAACGATTTTTGGATAAAAAGTTTTGATATTCAAGTTACTCGTAATCGGGGTTTCAATCAGTTTCATACTTTTCCTCTTTTCTTAATTTTTTTAATCAACAAAATAAATCGCTTTCATAAAGACGATAAAAAAACAATTTGATTTCCCTCTCTTCGTTTAATAGTATAACATATAATCAATTAGATAAAAAAGATGATTTTTCACTTGACCTTCTCGTTACGTCAAGGATTATGCTAGTTTTGTCAGGAGGGAAAACAATGGAATACACAATTAAGAAAATGGCACAGCTCTCAGGAGTAAGTAGTCGTACACTACGTTTTTACGATGAAATTGATTTACTCAAACCCAAACGGATCAATTCAGCTGGTTATCGTATCTATGGTTCTCAAGAAATCGATCGTCTACAACAAATTTTATTTTATCGATCCTTAGATTTTCCACTGAACCAAATTCGCGAATTATTAGATGATCCTACCTTTGATCATCAACATGCACTCATCGAACATCAGAGAAAACTACTAGAGAAACGAGCAGAAATTGATACTCTCCTGGCAACCGTCCAACAAACATTAGCACAATTCAAAGGAGGAAAAAAGATGACTGACCAAGAAAAATTTGAAGGATTTAAAAAACAAAAAATAACTGAAAATGAAACAAACTATGGCACAGAGATCCGTGGAAAATACGGAGAAGAAACGATCGATAAAGCGAACGAACAATGGCAAAACCTTTCCCAAGAAAAATACCAAGAAATGCAAGAAGTTGAGCAACAATTACTAACGAACTTAACGTCTTATCTGTCTGACCAATCAAATCAGGCACGTGCAAAAGAAATTTTTGATGCACATAAAAAATGGCTATCATTTAGTTGGCCCACGTATCAAGCAGAAGCCCACAAAGGATTAGGTATGCTGTATATCTCAGATGAACGTTTTACTGAATACTATGATTCTCGTTGTGGTAAAGGCGCCGCTGTAGCATTGAATGAGATCATCCAAGCTCATGCATAAAATCATAACCACCCTTCAAAAGGGTGGTTTGCTCTAGGGCTATAAGCCCTTAACACCGGCCAGCGCCTAAAGACGCTGGCTTTCTCATTTCATGTTCAAGCCATATTGCCTTTGTCACTTTTGCCTACCTTTAAAAAGGTGTTTGTTCTACTCTCTAACCCTTAAAAGGGTCCTCGTATTCTCGAACGCTCAATTTATCTAGCGCTATATCATGTTTCTCTTGTTCTTGAATGTATTTCCTTATGGTCGCTTCATTCAATCCCACTGTGCTTACATAATATCCTTCTGCCCAAAAATGTCGATTGCCAAATTTATATTTTAAATTTGCATGTTTATCAAAAATCATCAATGCACTCTTTCCTTTAAGATAACCCATAAAACTTGACACGCTTATTTTTGGTGGGATACTCAATAATAGATGGACGTGATCTGGCATCATATGTCCTTCCAAGATTTCTACTCCCTTATACTTACATAGTCGTTTGATAATTTCTTGAATACTTGCTCGATATTGATTATAGATGATTTTTCTTCTATACTTTGGTGTGAATACAATGTGGTATTTGCACAGCCACTTTGTATGGGCTAAACTATTTGCTTTATTAGCCATTTCTTTTCCCTTCCTTTCGTTATCAATATGACCTGAACAATCATATTTTAACGATAGGAAGGGCTTTTTGGTAGAACCTTTTATTCCCCACCCGCATAGCAGGTGGTTTTCTGTTTCACTCGCTTTGCGAGCTCAACTTGGTCTAAAGACAATAATAAAAAAAGACAAATCCTTTTTGTGGATTTGTCTTTTTTATTTTACGGACGTTGAATAAAAGTATACGGAATCTTTACTTGTTCGACTGTATCATTCAAAAACAAACGAAAAGCGGTTTCACCACATTGTTTCAGATGGTGATCAATTGTTGAAAAATTTAATAATTCACTAATCAGCATATTTTCCCTACCAACGATCGGTATTTTTTGGTTTTTATAACTTTGGAGAACTCCGGCTGCTACTGTGTCTGAATTCGTGAAAATGCCATCAATTCCTCGTTCCTTAAAAAATCCCCCTGCTTGTTTCCCATGTTCGGTATCAATACACTGCCAGTAGACATCAGCTTCATTAAATTCAGGAAAAATCTCTTTACACAGTTTCAATGTGATTTTTGAATTGTAACTCATTCGACCGGTTCTTCCTAAGGTGACACCTACACGTTTGACACCTTGATCTTTTAAAAAGGATAAGCCATCAGTAATCGATTGTTTCCGATCAATATAGACACTCGTTACTTCCAAGTCTTCGATCTTTTCGCAAAAGACGATAGGGCCATAGCGTTGATAATCAAGCAACAACTCTAAGGGATTTGCTCTTGATGTAATGATCAATCCGTCAAATGCTTTCGCCGCAAACTCTTCTAAATATTGTTGTTCCCGTTTTATTTGGTAGTTTGTTGGCAACAATGTCACTTTATAGCCCTCACTAAAAGCGACTTCAATGATTCCACTGAGCAACTGATCAAAATATGGGTGATTTGTGTAAGGTAAAATGACACCAATATTTTTAGTTTTTCCAGAACTTAGTTGTCTGGCATTGGCATTCGGTACATAATTTAATTCTTTGATCACTTTCAAGATCTCTGTTCGTTTCGCTTCATCGACATAAGGATGTTGATTGATGACACGGGATACCGTCGAAACAGAATATCCTGTTCGTTTGGCTATATCTCGGATGTTTGCCATGACTACTGTTCGCCACCTATACAAAAAGATTTTCTTGTAGATAGTCTACCACAGCGGGTCCACATTCGAAAAATTGATACAATGTTCCTTGGTCGTAGAAACTGATTCGTTGACCACCCCAATAATTATCCTTGGTCAAACCAGAAATATCTGCTAAATTGATTTTTTTGATCACCGATCGATTAAGGCCTTGAAAACTAGACAACACGAGCATGGAATCTTTAAATTCAACAAATGCGTAAAAACATTGATCCTTTGTGCCTTGCGTTGCTTTGATATAGGTATTCATAAGAAGCCCTCCTTTATTTATGCTTTGAGTATACGGTATGAAACGCGTCTCATAGCAAGGAGTTTGCTTCTTTTATTCCTCTGGTTCACCTAGATTAGGATCTAAACGGTTTGCAGCCAAGATAAATGGTGCCCAAATCAAAGCAGCGACTAAGAGATTGACGATCGTCAAGACGATGGCACGCCAGTCACCTGCGGTTGCTAAGAACCCACTGATAATCGTTGGCATGACCCAAATCACATTTACCACCACTGGGCGAACCAGTCCGGCCATTGTCGCGAAGTAAGCGATGGTTGCCGTTACAAGTGGTGCGACGATGAATGGGATCATCAACAATGGATTCAATACGACTGGTAGACCAAACATCACTGGTTCATTGATATTGAACAAACCAGGAGCAATCCCTAGCTTACCAACTGTTTTATAATCGGCACGTTTTGATAAAAATAAAATCATGACGATCAATACCAACGTTACGCCGGCACCACCAGGCCATACGAATGCTTCAAATGAACCTGCTACCCATTTGAAAGGGATTGGTTCATTATTTTGAAAAGCATTGGTATTTTCGACCATCGCTGTACCATAAAGTGTCTGTAATACTGGTGACATGATGTTTGTTCCATGTAATCCAAAGAACCAAAGCACATGAACAAGTAACACGATAATAAATACTGCACCATACCCTTGCGATAAATTCATCAAAGGTTTTTGAATCGCTTCAGAGATCCAGTCAATCAATGGTACTCCTGCTGTTTGTCGGAAGATATAATTGATCGTTCCCACAACATATAAAGAAACAACTGCAGGAATGATTGCGGCAAAAGCACGTGCAACTGCTGGTGGCACTGATTCTGGCATTCTGATAATAATTTTTTTACGCATCAATAGTGCAAAAATGATAACAGAAATAAAACCAAAGATCATAGCTGTAAAAAGACCAGAACCGCCCATGTATTTCCCAAAGTTGAAATAACCCCAAGCGCCCATTGAAAGCGTCTGTCCACCATCAGCACCATCAGCAATCACGCCGCCTGCTGTAGTGATCATGTCCATCGCATCTTGTGACAATTTTTCTGGCAACGTCAAAACAGCTGTGGCAGCATCAGGTAATCCAATAATAAATGCAACTAAAGATACAATACTTCCTGATACAGGGTCCACTTCATATGCCTTTGCCAAATTTGCACCTAGTGACAATGCGAATACGACCGCCATAATCGCTAGCGTACCATTCCAAATCAACCCATTCACACCAATTACTGGTGTAAAGAAAGTCGTAATGGCATTCCCGTCACCTAGATACGTGTTAGGAAAATCACGCATAAACGCATTCAATAGCACAGCAATTGCCCCAGCCATCGTTGCCGGCATGGTTCCAATAAACGCATCACGTAAAGCAACCAGATGCTTTTCCGAACCAATCTTCGTGGCAACTGGCAAGATATATCTCTCCATCCATTCCATCAATTTATTCATTTTCATCCTCCTACAATTCGATCTCCTATCACTATGAATGCGTATACATTATAATGATATCACAAATATAGCATAACTTTGTGAACTTCGCTAGCGAAAGAGTGAAAGAAATGTCAAGAGAAATGAAATTTCCGTCAAAGGTAATATTTACGAAATAAACATACAAAAAACGATGATGATTTGATTATCTATTCAGTGGTTTATATCGTTTCTATCTAAACAATATGAATGCACA from Enterococcus mundtii includes the following:
- a CDS encoding MerR family transcriptional regulator: MEYTIKKMAQLSGVSSRTLRFYDEIDLLKPKRINSAGYRIYGSQEIDRLQQILFYRSLDFPLNQIRELLDDPTFDHQHALIEHQRKLLEKRAEIDTLLATVQQTLAQFKGGKKMTDQEKFEGFKKQKITENETNYGTEIRGKYGEETIDKANEQWQNLSQEKYQEMQEVEQQLLTNLTSYLSDQSNQARAKEIFDAHKKWLSFSWPTYQAEAHKGLGMLYISDERFTEYYDSRCGKGAAVALNEIIQAHA
- a CDS encoding DUF1827 family protein, whose amino-acid sequence is MKLIETPITSNLNIKTFYPKIVDFFFRNSAIRFYKLFSLDRTQILLIDTYNQVQLVMINTKKKITKQEIDYAIKKVLKTERSAVNIHVGVKQELEEAGVQFKRPNKDIVIVEQAIATIA
- a CDS encoding PTS sugar transporter subunit IIC; this encodes MNKLMEWMERYILPVATKIGSEKHLVALRDAFIGTMPATMAGAIAVLLNAFMRDFPNTYLGDGNAITTFFTPVIGVNGLIWNGTLAIMAVVFALSLGANLAKAYEVDPVSGSIVSLVAFIIGLPDAATAVLTLPEKLSQDAMDMITTAGGVIADGADGGQTLSMGAWGYFNFGKYMGGSGLFTAMIFGFISVIIFALLMRKKIIIRMPESVPPAVARAFAAIIPAVVSLYVVGTINYIFRQTAGVPLIDWISEAIQKPLMNLSQGYGAVFIIVLLVHVLWFFGLHGTNIMSPVLQTLYGTAMVENTNAFQNNEPIPFKWVAGSFEAFVWPGGAGVTLVLIVMILFLSKRADYKTVGKLGIAPGLFNINEPVMFGLPVVLNPLLMIPFIVAPLVTATIAYFATMAGLVRPVVVNVIWVMPTIISGFLATAGDWRAIVLTIVNLLVAALIWAPFILAANRLDPNLGEPEE
- a CDS encoding LacI family DNA-binding transcriptional regulator translates to MANIRDIAKRTGYSVSTVSRVINQHPYVDEAKRTEILKVIKELNYVPNANARQLSSGKTKNIGVILPYTNHPYFDQLLSGIIEVAFSEGYKVTLLPTNYQIKREQQYLEEFAAKAFDGLIITSRANPLELLLDYQRYGPIVFCEKIEDLEVTSVYIDRKQSITDGLSFLKDQGVKRVGVTLGRTGRMSYNSKITLKLCKEIFPEFNEADVYWQCIDTEHGKQAGGFFKERGIDGIFTNSDTVAAGVLQSYKNQKIPIVGRENMLISELLNFSTIDHHLKQCGETAFRLFLNDTVEQVKIPYTFIQRP
- the tnpA gene encoding IS200/IS605 family transposase, whose protein sequence is MANKANSLAHTKWLCKYHIVFTPKYRRKIIYNQYRASIQEIIKRLCKYKGVEILEGHMMPDHVHLLLSIPPKISVSSFMGYLKGKSALMIFDKHANLKYKFGNRHFWAEGYYVSTVGLNEATIRKYIQEQEKHDIALDKLSVREYEDPFKG